A region from the Ichthyobacterium seriolicida genome encodes:
- a CDS encoding DUF5018 domain-containing protein, translating into MFKKNYFLKSIIFSFVLLSVIIFSCDKKNIIEDDLNICIESFSLLDSENAGKKLESNIDCQINAEEHTISLTVPHTAVLDGLKFNITPCEGTTISPASGEAVDFEAVVEEATNEDVSEGAAEETTKKPSSQRYKKVFTLTKEGKSQEYTVYITKVLASDCSISSFKLEKSKNETKIFADREGVITESTDTDPSTITLHVSESAILDDLTPTIIHTGTSFSSEDPVSTTSTDDLGASVTTTTVNYTVIAADGKTKVYAVKYIKDLSSDNRISVFSFTKDTNNTGLKLTRSSAGARASDVVISNNNTNTGTETVSVLVSTAATITALIPTIIKHKDATVSPSEGVHDYVTSKTYTITAQDGQTKEYTVSVTKNLSNDKEISSFKFENSVNTEKPLGQDYSAASIPAATGDADVTVNIAKIPHTVSDLNDLKPTIEFSANASVNPQNQTPQNFTRGTPVVYTVTAQDGTTRRYNVIIGTLSNVAEITSFKIEKDGTSIAPSITVDMMIVLDGVDDTTVKLNPEIVVSPGATVSPTSGTETQFTYGTAVPYTVTAENGSKKTYSVTVKSSNSKMKSFKFKADGANQSTGKIVQDVTGIIDHDAKTVTVKVPHDAVVTALTPEVLGNNGSKVTIKGQNTDANTEQNFSSDVIYTITAQNGSTSNYTVKVSKYDEPQITGFTFSNDSGNNLGTPVVEFNQGSEGEIIVKVPYNATLTGLVPTVTAATAAFETKIYKEESGTTPSTTSTDFSSSHTTAVKYSAVGPAGGRKVYNVKVYKEPAITGFKFEKSQNNSDGGFPTGKTYTAESSTITQGNLLQNGTISITVANTVNVTNLKATISGNNINPSTTTIDTSFTSTSGTSTYSATITVANQYLSDFTKTYTVNLTKEAAPKLTEFKITADESKGIKDEVTAELTHPSTDNTGTIKLKFPKRNQHEITLTGLSYTSAPVDGHTLAPNSPIGELESIEGKKFTLTTTLGSTSEYTVTAVKGPFISSFKFGKDTSGNSAKGITEDVVAAIDHSDNTIKLELLSTVTEELTTIQLTPTIEVQNGTVDPARATPHTFTGGSAKYTVTNSTDTSFTKEYNVTVTKKAASTE; encoded by the coding sequence ATGTTTAAGAAAAATTATTTTTTAAAGAGTATTATTTTCTCTTTTGTATTGTTGTCGGTAATTATTTTCTCCTGTGATAAAAAGAACATTATAGAAGACGATTTAAATATATGTATAGAATCATTTTCCCTTCTTGATTCTGAGAATGCGGGGAAAAAATTAGAGTCTAATATAGACTGTCAGATAAATGCTGAAGAGCATACTATATCATTAACAGTTCCTCATACAGCTGTTTTAGATGGCTTAAAGTTTAATATAACCCCATGTGAAGGGACTACAATATCTCCTGCTAGTGGTGAGGCAGTTGATTTTGAAGCTGTTGTAGAAGAAGCTACTAATGAGGATGTCTCTGAAGGGGCTGCCGAGGAAACTACGAAAAAGCCTTCTTCTCAACGTTATAAAAAGGTGTTTACCTTAACAAAAGAAGGAAAATCTCAAGAGTACACTGTTTATATAACTAAAGTTTTAGCTAGTGATTGTTCTATTAGTAGTTTTAAATTAGAAAAATCTAAAAATGAAACTAAGATTTTCGCAGATAGAGAGGGTGTTATTACTGAATCTACTGATACTGATCCTTCTACTATAACATTACACGTTTCTGAATCTGCAATTTTAGATGACTTAACCCCTACAATAATTCACACAGGAACTAGTTTTAGTTCAGAAGATCCTGTTTCTACTACTTCTACTGATGATTTGGGCGCCAGCGTTACAACAACTACAGTTAATTATACAGTAATAGCTGCAGATGGAAAAACAAAGGTTTATGCAGTAAAATATATCAAAGACTTATCTTCTGATAATAGAATCTCTGTATTCTCTTTCACAAAAGATACTAATAACACTGGTTTAAAGTTAACTAGGTCTTCTGCTGGGGCTAGAGCTAGTGATGTTGTAATTAGTAATAATAACACTAATACTGGTACTGAAACAGTATCAGTATTAGTGTCTACTGCAGCAACCATAACAGCTTTAATTCCTACTATAATTAAGCATAAAGATGCCACTGTAAGTCCATCTGAAGGCGTTCATGATTATGTAACTTCTAAGACTTATACCATTACAGCTCAAGATGGTCAAACAAAAGAGTATACAGTGTCTGTTACTAAGAACCTTTCTAATGATAAAGAGATAAGTAGTTTTAAATTTGAGAATTCTGTAAATACTGAGAAGCCTCTTGGCCAAGATTATTCAGCAGCTAGTATACCTGCAGCTACTGGAGATGCTGATGTAACTGTGAATATTGCAAAAATTCCTCATACGGTTTCAGATTTAAATGATCTAAAGCCCACTATAGAATTTAGCGCTAATGCTTCTGTTAATCCACAAAATCAAACTCCTCAAAATTTCACACGTGGTACGCCAGTAGTATATACTGTAACAGCTCAAGATGGTACTACTAGAAGATATAATGTGATTATAGGTACATTAAGTAATGTAGCAGAGATTACGTCGTTTAAAATAGAAAAAGATGGTACTTCTATTGCTCCAAGTATTACAGTAGATATGATGATAGTATTAGATGGAGTAGATGATACTACTGTAAAGTTGAACCCTGAAATAGTAGTTTCTCCAGGAGCTACGGTAAGCCCAACTTCTGGAACAGAAACGCAATTTACTTATGGTACAGCTGTACCTTATACTGTAACAGCTGAAAATGGTTCTAAAAAAACATATAGTGTTACTGTAAAGTCGTCGAATTCTAAGATGAAGTCGTTTAAGTTTAAAGCAGATGGGGCTAATCAGAGCACTGGAAAAATTGTTCAAGATGTAACAGGAATTATAGATCATGATGCTAAAACAGTAACTGTAAAAGTTCCACATGATGCAGTTGTCACAGCTTTAACTCCTGAAGTATTAGGCAATAACGGCTCTAAGGTTACCATAAAAGGGCAAAATACAGATGCTAATACAGAGCAAAATTTTAGTAGTGATGTAATATATACTATAACAGCACAAAATGGATCTACAAGTAATTACACTGTAAAAGTTAGCAAGTATGATGAGCCTCAGATAACTGGTTTTACATTTAGTAATGATTCTGGTAATAATCTTGGAACTCCTGTAGTTGAATTTAATCAAGGTAGTGAAGGAGAAATAATCGTTAAAGTTCCTTACAATGCTACTTTAACTGGGTTAGTACCAACTGTTACAGCTGCTACCGCTGCTTTTGAAACTAAAATATACAAGGAAGAATCTGGAACTACTCCATCTACTACTTCAACTGATTTCAGCTCTTCTCATACAACTGCTGTAAAATACAGTGCAGTAGGACCTGCTGGGGGTAGAAAAGTTTATAATGTAAAAGTTTATAAAGAGCCTGCTATAACGGGGTTTAAGTTTGAAAAGAGTCAGAATAATTCAGATGGTGGTTTTCCTACTGGAAAGACGTACACTGCGGAGTCTTCGACTATTACTCAAGGTAATTTATTACAAAATGGAACAATATCAATTACAGTTGCTAATACAGTTAATGTAACAAATTTAAAAGCTACTATTTCTGGAAATAATATTAACCCTTCAACTACTACTATAGATACATCTTTTACTTCTACTAGTGGTACTTCTACCTATTCTGCAACTATTACAGTTGCAAATCAATATTTATCTGATTTTACCAAAACCTATACAGTTAATTTAACTAAAGAAGCAGCGCCGAAGTTGACAGAGTTTAAAATAACAGCTGATGAAAGTAAAGGGATTAAAGATGAGGTAACTGCTGAATTAACTCATCCTAGTACTGATAATACTGGTACAATAAAGTTGAAGTTTCCTAAGAGGAATCAGCATGAAATTACTTTAACAGGATTAAGTTATACTAGCGCTCCTGTTGATGGACATACTTTGGCTCCTAATTCTCCTATAGGAGAATTAGAAAGTATTGAAGGTAAAAAATTTACTCTAACAACTACTCTAGGTTCTACCTCAGAATATACTGTAACAGCAGTTAAAGGGCCTTTTATTAGCAGTTTTAAGTTTGGAAAAGATACTAGTGGTAATAGTGCGAAAGGTATAACTGAAGATGTTGTAGCCGCAATTGATCATAGCGATAATACTATAAAACTAGAACTTCTTAGTACAGTTACGGAAGAATTAACAACAATACAGCTAACTCCGACAATTGAAGTGCAAAATGGTACAGTTGATCCTGCTAGAGCGACTCCTCATACTTTCACTGGTGGGAGTGCTAAGTATACAGTAACTAATTCTACTGATACATCTTTTACTAAAGAATATAATGTAACTGTAACTAAAAAAGCTGCAAGCACTGAATAA
- a CDS encoding DUF5018 domain-containing protein, whose translation MFTLTKEGKSQEYTVYITKSLASDCSISSFKLEKTNNEGKIFADREGVISETDGVNTITLHVSDAAILTELNPTIAHTGGASIASGGLTTEPSNNTTTVNYTVTAADGETTKVYAVKYVKSLSSDNRISEFKFNKDDSNSVNTGLKLTRSSAGARPGDVVISNNNTNTETISVKVSTEADITNLIPTITKHERATISPTEDAHNYATPKTYTITAQDGQTKEYTVSVAKSLSNTKEITSFKFESSVNSSKGFGGTDYSAGTIITPTGDGDVNVSVKIPASVTSLDDLKPTIVTSDSNAKVNPANQIEQNFNRGDEKTYVVTAEDGTTRNYKITIPTLDVKADITSFRILKTDHTSITPSITDMTITPTNNGSDYTIVLDGEDNSTVSLSPEITLSAGATVNPASKAPTTFTYGTAQTYTVTAEDGTAKVYSVTVKSSNSKMKSFAFKNGANSGKNIVQDIVVNSISGNTITVKVPYNTDVTALTPEILLYNGASITSPSGGATTAQNFSSGVIYTITAQDGKSTTEYTVTVTQNAAPQIETFKFMTASNNSKNLGNDISGTIDHSSGTITVKVPHDATLTDLTPTVAGASNITVYKGGASSTEANTSNDFTNSLTADVQYSAVDAAGGRKVYNVKVYKEPAITSFKFTKTENSGASFPDKPTEYTTSSITQGNLLQNGTIAITVANTVDVTNLKATITGNNTNATNPVDITFTSTSGTSNYSATIEVTHNDLPDFRKQYTITVSKEAAPQLTGFTIAASGSKGIQNDVSAEFTHPSNSDGKGGKMVLKFPKNNEHAFDLKGLSYTIAPVDGHTLTPNIPLEDSESIDGKKFTLTKDATGSTSEYTVEAVKGPYISKFDFKTANNSDKNLGSDDVVGTIDHAAGTITLEVPKEVSESPIQLTPTIEVGGDSVTTSSPDSETAQSFTPNGSTTVDYTVTGAESMTKVYKVTVTKASS comes from the coding sequence GTGTTTACCTTAACAAAAGAAGGAAAATCACAAGAATATACTGTATATATAACTAAATCTTTAGCTAGTGATTGTTCTATTAGTTCTTTTAAATTAGAGAAGACTAATAATGAAGGTAAGATTTTTGCAGATAGAGAGGGTGTTATTAGTGAAACTGATGGAGTTAATACAATAACATTACACGTATCTGATGCTGCTATTTTAACTGAGCTAAATCCTACAATAGCTCATACTGGAGGAGCTAGTATTGCTTCAGGAGGGCTTACTACTGAGCCAAGTAATAATACGACTACAGTTAATTACACAGTAACCGCTGCAGATGGAGAGACAACAAAGGTTTATGCGGTAAAATATGTCAAAAGCTTATCTTCTGATAATAGAATTTCTGAGTTTAAGTTTAATAAAGATGATAGCAATAGTGTTAATACAGGTCTAAAATTAACTAGATCTTCTGCTGGGGCTAGACCTGGTGATGTTGTAATTAGTAATAATAACACTAATACTGAAACTATATCAGTAAAAGTATCTACAGAAGCAGATATAACAAACTTAATTCCTACTATAACTAAGCATGAAAGAGCCACTATAAGTCCAACTGAAGACGCTCATAATTATGCAACTCCTAAGACTTATACCATTACAGCTCAAGATGGTCAAACAAAAGAGTATACAGTGTCTGTTGCTAAAAGTTTGTCTAATACAAAAGAAATAACCTCTTTTAAATTTGAGAGTTCTGTAAATTCTAGTAAGGGATTTGGTGGTACGGATTATTCAGCGGGAACTATAATCACCCCTACAGGAGATGGGGATGTTAATGTGAGTGTTAAAATTCCAGCTAGTGTTACAAGTTTAGATGATCTAAAGCCTACTATAGTGACTAGTGATAGTAATGCTAAAGTAAATCCAGCAAATCAAATAGAGCAGAATTTTAACCGTGGTGATGAAAAAACATATGTGGTAACAGCTGAGGACGGCACTACTAGGAATTATAAAATAACTATTCCTACATTAGATGTAAAAGCGGATATCACTTCTTTTAGAATATTAAAAACAGATCATACTTCTATTACTCCAAGTATTACAGATATGACAATAACTCCTACAAATAATGGAAGTGATTATACAATAGTATTAGATGGAGAAGATAATTCTACTGTGAGTCTTAGTCCTGAAATAACATTATCTGCAGGCGCTACAGTAAATCCAGCATCTAAAGCGCCTACTACATTTACATATGGTACAGCTCAAACTTATACTGTAACAGCTGAGGATGGTACTGCCAAAGTATATAGTGTAACTGTAAAGTCTTCGAATTCTAAGATGAAATCTTTTGCCTTTAAAAATGGTGCTAATAGTGGTAAAAATATTGTTCAAGATATTGTAGTTAATAGTATATCTGGAAATACTATAACAGTAAAAGTTCCGTATAATACAGATGTTACTGCTTTGACCCCTGAAATACTGTTATATAACGGAGCTAGTATTACCAGCCCTTCAGGAGGAGCTACTACAGCGCAAAATTTTAGTAGTGGTGTAATATATACTATAACAGCTCAGGATGGAAAAAGCACTACTGAGTATACTGTAACTGTAACTCAAAATGCTGCTCCTCAGATAGAGACATTTAAGTTTATGACTGCTTCTAACAATAGTAAAAATCTTGGAAATGATATATCAGGAACTATCGATCATAGTTCTGGAACTATAACTGTTAAAGTTCCTCATGATGCCACCTTAACCGATTTAACTCCAACTGTTGCAGGTGCTTCTAACATTACAGTGTATAAAGGAGGAGCTAGTAGTACTGAGGCTAATACTTCTAATGATTTTACTAATTCTCTTACAGCAGATGTACAATATAGTGCAGTAGATGCTGCTGGGGGAAGAAAGGTATATAACGTGAAGGTTTATAAAGAGCCTGCTATAACAAGCTTTAAGTTTACTAAAACTGAAAATTCAGGAGCTAGTTTTCCTGATAAACCAACTGAATATACTACTTCATCTATTACTCAAGGTAATTTATTACAAAATGGAACAATAGCAATTACAGTTGCTAATACAGTTGATGTAACAAATTTAAAAGCTACTATCACAGGGAATAATACTAACGCTACTAATCCTGTAGATATAACTTTTACCTCTACTAGTGGTACTTCTAATTATTCTGCAACTATTGAAGTTACACATAATGATTTACCTGATTTTAGGAAACAGTATACTATAACTGTATCTAAAGAAGCAGCTCCACAATTAACAGGGTTTACAATAGCTGCTAGTGGTAGTAAAGGTATTCAAAATGATGTAAGTGCTGAATTTACGCATCCTAGTAATAGTGATGGAAAGGGTGGGAAGATGGTGTTAAAATTTCCAAAGAATAATGAACATGCTTTTGATTTAAAGGGATTAAGTTATACCATCGCTCCTGTTGATGGACACACTTTGACTCCTAATATTCCTTTAGAAGATTCAGAAAGTATTGACGGTAAAAAATTTACTTTAACTAAAGATGCTACGGGTTCTACCTCAGAATATACCGTAGAAGCAGTTAAGGGGCCTTATATTAGTAAGTTTGACTTTAAAACTGCTAATAATAGTGATAAAAATCTAGGTTCTGATGATGTTGTCGGAACAATTGATCATGCTGCTGGTACTATAACATTAGAAGTTCCTAAAGAAGTGTCGGAAAGCCCAATACAGCTAACTCCTACAATTGAGGTTGGAGGGGATAGTGTTACTACTTCTTCTCCTGATAGCGAAACTGCTCAGTCTTTTACTCCTAATGGTAGTACTACTGTTGATTATACAGTAACAGGTGCAGAGAGTATGACAAAAGTTTATAAGGTTACTGTAACTAAAGCTAGTTCATAA
- a CDS encoding DUF5018 domain-containing protein, with the protein MKKNYFVKSIIFSFVLLSVIIFSCDKKNIIEDDLNICIESFSLLDSENAGKKLESNIDCQINAQEHTISLTVPHTAVLDGLKFNITPCEGTTIYPASGEAVDFEAVVEEATTEDVSEGSAEETSKKPSTQRYKKVFTVTKGDKSQDYTVYITKALASYCSISSFELKKTENDGKIFADREGVISETDNTITLNVSDAAILDEIKPTIAHTGASITSGELVSTTENSITTTTVNYTVTAADEKTTKVYKVSYIKDLSSNNKISVFSFTKDTTNNTGLKLTRSSAGARTADVTITNNTDSAAGTIAVKVSNAADVTALTPTITKHASATISPEIAAHNYADTKTYTITAEDGQTREYTVSVSKTLSNDKGITSFTLRDSENSSKSFGGTDYSAASMPVTTGDSDVTVNIAKMPHTVILTDIKPTIELSVSATVSPASEEAQNFVRGTAVVYTVTAQDGTTRRYNVIIGALSNVAEITSFKIKQEDNTDSSKVRLTSGTEVSGIISSNGSIHKIDISLDGEGDTSVNLKPEITLSPGATVSPASKAETEFTYGTAVVYTVTAEDGQTTKQYSVTVESSNSKMKSFKFKQSDNSGKKIVQDVEGAIDHSAKTVTVKVPYNTDVTALIPEMVLYNRASVSPVATTTEQNFGSGVKYIVTAQDGKNKTEYTVNVTKEAEPKITDFTFSDTSKNLGTPVVEIKNGDQGSAGEIIVKVPHNADLTGLTPTVTTSSGATVYKGTGTEAANTPNNFDNSHSTPKEYSVVDSAGGRKVYNVRVYKEPAITEFKFEKSQNNSDGGFPDGKTYTAESSAIIQGNLLQNGTIAITVANTVNVTNLKASITGDNISASPTTIDIAFGSSPTSGSTYSKTIKVANKDLTSFEKEYTVTLTKEAAPVLSSFKITAAESKGIAAEVIGEITQPVSGNNTGTIKLKFEHKVANHSNEIDLTGLTPTIEPNNNGYTVSPTSGQEISGDISTRGNKITLTTTLGSTSEYTVTAVKGPFISSFKFGKDTSGNTGKNLGATDVEGVIDHANNTIKLELPKDVTMDTGASPNTVTLTPTIEVGGDNCTAGTSNAITSGNEYSFTPDGNTSVTYTVKNSTDTSFTKRYTVTVTKAS; encoded by the coding sequence ATGAAGAAAAATTATTTTGTAAAGAGTATTATTTTCTCTTTTGTATTGTTGTCGGTAATTATTTTCTCCTGTGATAAAAAGAACATTATAGAAGACGATTTAAATATATGTATAGAATCATTTTCCCTTCTTGATTCTGAGAATGCGGGGAAAAAATTAGAGTCTAATATAGACTGTCAGATAAATGCTCAAGAGCATACTATATCATTAACAGTTCCTCATACAGCTGTTTTAGATGGTTTAAAGTTTAATATAACCCCATGTGAAGGGACTACCATATACCCTGCTAGTGGTGAGGCAGTTGATTTTGAAGCCGTTGTAGAAGAAGCTACTACTGAGGATGTTTCTGAAGGGTCTGCCGAGGAAACTAGTAAAAAGCCTTCTACTCAACGTTATAAAAAGGTGTTTACTGTAACAAAAGGTGATAAGTCTCAAGATTATACTGTTTATATAACTAAGGCTTTAGCTAGTTATTGTTCTATTAGTTCTTTTGAATTAAAGAAGACTGAGAATGATGGTAAGATTTTTGCAGATAGAGAGGGTGTTATTAGTGAAACGGATAATACTATAACATTAAATGTATCTGATGCAGCTATTTTAGATGAGATAAAGCCTACTATAGCTCATACAGGAGCTAGTATTACTTCAGGAGAACTAGTTTCTACTACTGAAAACAGTATTACCACAACGACAGTAAATTATACAGTAACTGCTGCAGATGAAAAAACAACAAAGGTTTATAAAGTAAGCTATATCAAAGACTTATCTTCAAACAATAAGATTTCTGTATTCTCATTTACAAAAGACACCACCAATAATACTGGTTTAAAATTAACTAGGTCTTCTGCTGGGGCCAGAACAGCTGATGTTACAATTACTAATAATACTGATAGCGCTGCTGGAACTATAGCAGTAAAGGTATCAAATGCAGCAGATGTAACAGCTTTAACTCCTACTATAACTAAGCATGCTAGTGCTACTATAAGTCCAGAAATTGCAGCTCATAATTATGCGGATACGAAAACTTATACCATTACAGCTGAAGATGGTCAAACAAGAGAGTATACAGTGTCTGTTTCTAAGACATTATCTAATGATAAGGGTATAACTTCTTTTACATTGAGGGATTCTGAAAATTCTAGTAAGAGCTTTGGTGGTACGGATTATTCAGCAGCCAGTATGCCTGTTACTACTGGAGATAGCGATGTAACTGTAAATATTGCAAAAATGCCACATACTGTTATACTAACAGATATAAAACCTACTATAGAGCTTAGTGTTAGTGCTACAGTAAGTCCAGCGAGTGAAGAGGCTCAGAATTTTGTTCGTGGTACAGCAGTAGTATATACTGTAACAGCTCAGGATGGTACTACTAGAAGATATAATGTGATTATAGGTGCATTAAGTAATGTAGCAGAGATTACTTCGTTTAAAATTAAACAGGAAGACAATACAGATAGCTCCAAGGTAAGATTAACTTCAGGAACTGAGGTTTCAGGAATTATATCAAGTAACGGGAGTATTCATAAAATAGATATCTCATTAGATGGAGAAGGTGACACTAGTGTGAATCTAAAACCTGAAATAACATTATCTCCAGGAGCTACGGTAAGCCCAGCATCTAAAGCAGAAACTGAGTTTACTTATGGTACAGCTGTAGTATATACCGTAACAGCTGAGGATGGTCAAACTACCAAACAATATAGTGTAACTGTAGAGTCTTCTAATTCTAAGATGAAATCATTTAAGTTTAAGCAAAGTGATAATAGTGGGAAAAAAATTGTTCAGGATGTAGAAGGCGCTATAGATCATAGCGCTAAAACAGTAACAGTAAAAGTTCCGTATAATACAGATGTTACTGCTTTGATCCCTGAAATGGTATTATATAACAGGGCTAGTGTTAGTCCAGTAGCTACTACTACAGAGCAGAATTTTGGCAGTGGTGTAAAATATATTGTAACAGCTCAGGATGGGAAAAATAAAACTGAGTATACTGTAAATGTAACTAAAGAAGCAGAGCCTAAGATAACTGATTTTACATTTAGTGATACTTCTAAAAACCTTGGAACTCCTGTAGTTGAAATTAAGAATGGTGATCAAGGTAGTGCAGGAGAAATAATCGTTAAAGTTCCTCATAATGCAGATTTAACTGGATTAACTCCAACTGTTACAACTTCTTCTGGAGCTACAGTGTATAAGGGGACTGGTACTGAAGCAGCTAATACCCCTAATAACTTCGATAATTCTCACAGTACTCCTAAAGAATACAGCGTAGTAGATTCTGCTGGAGGGAGAAAGGTTTATAATGTGAGGGTTTATAAAGAGCCTGCTATAACGGAGTTTAAGTTTGAGAAGAGTCAGAATAATTCAGATGGCGGTTTCCCTGATGGGAAGACGTATACTGCTGAGTCTTCCGCTATTATTCAAGGTAATTTATTACAAAATGGAACAATAGCAATTACAGTTGCTAATACAGTTAACGTAACAAATTTAAAAGCTTCTATTACTGGGGATAATATTAGCGCTTCACCTACCACTATAGATATAGCTTTTGGTTCTTCCCCTACTAGTGGTTCTACTTATTCTAAAACTATTAAAGTTGCGAATAAGGATTTAACTTCATTTGAAAAAGAGTACACTGTAACTTTAACTAAAGAAGCAGCACCAGTTTTATCAAGTTTTAAAATAACAGCTGCTGAAAGTAAAGGTATTGCAGCTGAGGTAATTGGTGAAATAACTCAGCCTGTTAGTGGTAATAATACTGGGACAATAAAGTTGAAGTTTGAGCATAAAGTTGCTAACCATAGCAATGAAATTGATTTAACAGGATTGACACCTACTATCGAGCCTAATAACAATGGATATACTGTAAGTCCAACTAGTGGTCAAGAGATATCAGGAGATATTAGTACTAGGGGTAATAAAATTACTCTAACAACTACTCTAGGTTCTACCTCAGAATATACTGTAACAGCAGTTAAAGGGCCTTTTATTAGCAGTTTTAAGTTTGGAAAAGATACTAGCGGTAATACTGGTAAAAATCTAGGTGCTACTGATGTTGAGGGGGTAATTGATCATGCTAATAATACTATAAAGTTAGAATTACCTAAGGATGTGACGATGGATACAGGTGCTAGTCCTAATACAGTAACTTTAACTCCTACAATTGAGGTTGGAGGGGATAATTGTACTGCTGGTACTTCTAATGCTATTACTAGCGGGAATGAATATTCTTTTACTCCTGACGGAAATACTTCTGTTACTTATACAGTAAAAAATTCTACTGATACATCTTTTACTAAAAGATATACTGTAACTGTAACTAAAGCTAGTTAG